The following coding sequences are from one Candidatus Melainabacteria bacterium window:
- a CDS encoding sel1 repeat family protein — protein sequence MSASEGGFMAHSLLGFLTQFLQGEEAQSCDTAHYSAMLAISNHDYQKALQLLLPDANKGDLHAMTLIAVIYRDCSSRISDHEMAFKWLQAASSRGYALADLNLGIMYRDGIGVDQNLESAAELFYKAASAGLAQAQLLLAGMFFDGHGVPKNTRQAVFWWHKAAEQGNAEGQYRLGACFADGIEAEVNYHHAYTWYKKAAKQGHAEAQTALGELYFYGRGVNRSQRKAAKWFHRAAEQGNEAAQQNLEILERPEAHPSEEAKAYTAYKP from the coding sequence ATGAGTGCAAGCGAGGGGGGTTTTATGGCTCATTCATTACTCGGATTCCTGACACAGTTCTTGCAGGGCGAAGAAGCGCAATCGTGCGACACTGCGCACTATTCCGCCATGCTGGCGATTTCGAATCACGACTATCAGAAAGCCCTGCAGCTCTTGTTACCTGATGCAAACAAGGGCGACCTGCACGCCATGACATTGATCGCGGTCATTTATAGAGACTGCTCATCGCGCATCAGTGACCACGAGATGGCTTTCAAATGGCTGCAAGCAGCTTCCAGCCGGGGCTATGCTCTGGCTGATTTGAACCTGGGAATTATGTACCGCGACGGCATCGGCGTCGACCAGAACCTCGAATCAGCAGCCGAATTATTCTATAAAGCCGCGTCGGCCGGGCTGGCACAGGCACAGCTATTGCTTGCCGGAATGTTCTTTGACGGACATGGTGTGCCGAAAAACACCCGACAGGCTGTTTTCTGGTGGCACAAAGCGGCCGAGCAAGGCAACGCTGAAGGGCAATATCGCCTGGGTGCGTGCTTCGCTGACGGCATAGAAGCGGAAGTGAATTATCATCACGCCTACACCTGGTACAAAAAGGCGGCAAAACAGGGTCACGCCGAAGCCCAGACCGCTCTCGGCGAACTGTATTTCTACGGTCGCGGTGTTAATCGCAGTCAGCGCAAAGCGGCCAAATGGTTTCATCGCGCCGCTGAACAGGGCAACGAAGCAGCACAACAGAATCTGGAGATTCTGGAGCGTCCCGAAGCTCATCCCAGCGAAGAAGCTAAAGCTTACACGGCTTACAAACCCTGA
- a CDS encoding 2,3,4,5-tetrahydropyridine-2,6-dicarboxylate N-succinyltransferase — protein MDQTSGDPEVKKDPTDLAKRIDELFEARTTPPETTMLIDMVMEGLDQGTIKVVEKIKGKWETNAWVKKAILLYFRISPVKKMDEGHFFDKIPLRTFSAEAHRIVPYSSVRRGAYVAPKVVIMAPSFVNIGAYVDEGAVVDSLVLVGSCARIGKNVQIGAGTIIGGVLEPPEGTPVIVEDNAFISGSCGIYEGCIVEANAVIGAGTVITPRTPIVDIKTGEEFFGRVPENAVVVPGGRPKKFGDREYVLQTPLIINRRDPSVSAKQSLEDSLCQFNS, from the coding sequence ATTGATCAAACATCTGGAGACCCGGAAGTGAAAAAGGATCCCACGGATCTTGCCAAACGCATCGACGAGTTGTTCGAAGCCAGAACTACACCACCTGAAACAACGATGCTGATTGACATGGTCATGGAAGGGTTAGACCAGGGCACGATCAAAGTAGTAGAGAAAATCAAAGGCAAATGGGAAACCAATGCCTGGGTAAAAAAGGCTATATTGCTTTATTTCCGCATCTCACCAGTAAAAAAAATGGATGAGGGGCATTTCTTTGACAAAATTCCACTGCGCACGTTCTCAGCTGAGGCACACCGCATTGTGCCTTATTCTTCCGTGAGAAGAGGTGCTTACGTAGCGCCGAAAGTAGTGATTATGGCACCCAGCTTTGTCAACATAGGCGCTTACGTCGATGAGGGCGCCGTGGTAGATTCACTCGTACTGGTCGGTTCATGCGCTCGCATTGGAAAGAATGTGCAGATCGGCGCAGGCACCATAATTGGTGGCGTTCTGGAGCCGCCTGAAGGCACTCCCGTAATTGTCGAAGACAATGCCTTCATAAGCGGCAGCTGCGGCATCTACGAGGGCTGTATAGTAGAAGCGAACGCTGTCATCGGCGCGGGCACAGTCATCACACCCCGCACGCCGATAGTGGACATCAAGACAGGCGAAGAATTTTTCGGCAGAGTGCCTGAAAACGCAGTAGTTGTGCCGGGCGGAAGACCTAAAAAATTTGGCGACCGAGAATATGTACTGCAAACACCACTGATCATCAACCGTCGTGATCCGTCAGTGAGCGCAAAACAGTCTCTTGAAGATTCTTTGTGCCAGTTTAATTCTTAG
- a CDS encoding nucleoside deaminase has product MNQSENHLQYMSRALQEAKQSGDDVPVGCVIVLNSEIIGQGHNERESAGDPTAHAEIVAIRQAAKAIGGWRLSGATLYTTLEPCPMCAEAIIQSRIARVVFGAYDNVSGALGSKFNLFCKGRIYPLPEVLAGVEEDACRKLLVDYFARKTNR; this is encoded by the coding sequence ATGAATCAGTCAGAAAATCATTTGCAATACATGTCCCGGGCCTTGCAAGAAGCAAAGCAAAGCGGCGATGACGTGCCTGTGGGCTGCGTAATCGTTCTCAACTCAGAAATCATCGGACAGGGGCATAATGAAAGAGAGTCGGCGGGCGACCCGACCGCGCACGCAGAAATTGTCGCAATCAGACAGGCGGCAAAGGCAATTGGCGGGTGGCGGCTTTCCGGCGCCACACTTTACACCACCCTGGAGCCATGTCCTATGTGCGCAGAAGCCATTATTCAGTCGCGCATCGCTCGGGTAGTTTTTGGCGCATACGACAACGTATCGGGAGCGCTCGGCTCGAAATTCAATCTTTTCTGCAAAGGGCGCATCTACCCGCTTCCTGAAGTACTGGCAGGAGTCGAAGAGGATGCTTGCCGCAAACTACTTGTCGATTATTTCGCCCGCAAAACTAACCGATGA
- a CDS encoding response regulator codes for MNVLLIEDSAAFAIPIQQELAKRGHVYTWIVGAQRLENGRIVGIRANPSADPMGDAFDGDVSRLIEIDPTQFDIALCDGGLCGPVNDGVKFVAFLTRLNVPCIAITGGGAGNDRLFEAGAIDGLQKEFVVLALRTGKLNLCESAGSLATSIALKSFCDGLRQQVLERRTSGNRLVLGIPLLDKCA; via the coding sequence ATGAACGTACTCCTTATCGAAGACTCTGCCGCATTCGCCATTCCCATTCAACAGGAGCTGGCAAAGCGCGGTCATGTTTACACCTGGATCGTCGGCGCTCAACGACTGGAAAACGGTCGCATCGTCGGCATCCGCGCCAATCCGTCAGCTGACCCCATGGGCGACGCTTTCGACGGTGACGTCTCCCGCCTCATCGAAATCGACCCGACCCAATTCGACATCGCCCTGTGCGATGGCGGCTTGTGCGGACCGGTCAACGACGGCGTCAAGTTCGTCGCGTTTCTCACCAGGCTGAACGTTCCCTGCATCGCCATCACAGGTGGTGGCGCCGGTAACGACCGCTTGTTCGAAGCCGGCGCTATCGACGGTCTGCAGAAGGAATTTGTCGTGCTCGCATTGCGGACAGGCAAGCTCAATCTGTGCGAATCTGCCGGCTCGCTGGCTACCTCAATTGCCCTCAAGAGCTTCTGCGACGGACTCCGCCAGCAGGTGCTCGAACGGCGCACGTCTGGAAACAGACTGGTGCTGGGCATTCCACTACTCGACAAGTGCGCTTAA
- a CDS encoding alpha/beta hydrolase — MNEIHEVNTMDTVGTIDAAQKTNKVDVRYRTVNVEGQEIFYREAGRKGAPIVLLLHGFPTSSHMFRNLIPVLAQNYHVVAPDYPGFGFSSMPLVTEFEYTFDNLARIVYEFTKKLQLEKFSLYVMDYGAPVGYRIASQHPEQIQTLIVQNGNAYEEGLDNDFWKPIKLYWKDRLNTDLAPLKGLVELSATKWQYHTGVRNIEAISPDAWVHDQAGLDRPGNQEIQLQLFYSYGSNPQHYPAWQQYFREHQPPMLIVWGKNDQIFPAAGAEPYKKDLKNLEFHLLDTGHFALEEDGALIGALINRFLAKNVK, encoded by the coding sequence ATGAACGAAATTCACGAGGTGAACACAATGGATACAGTAGGTACGATTGATGCGGCTCAGAAGACGAACAAAGTTGATGTCCGCTATCGAACAGTGAATGTTGAAGGACAGGAAATTTTTTATCGCGAAGCCGGGCGCAAAGGCGCTCCCATCGTGCTTTTATTGCATGGCTTCCCGACGTCGTCGCACATGTTCAGAAATCTGATACCAGTTCTGGCTCAGAATTATCATGTTGTGGCGCCCGATTATCCAGGCTTCGGTTTCAGTTCGATGCCACTGGTGACAGAGTTTGAGTACACTTTCGATAATCTGGCTCGGATTGTTTATGAATTCACCAAGAAGCTGCAACTGGAAAAATTCTCGCTCTACGTGATGGATTATGGTGCTCCCGTAGGCTACCGTATAGCCTCTCAGCATCCAGAGCAGATACAAACTTTGATTGTTCAGAACGGAAATGCCTATGAAGAAGGGCTCGACAATGATTTCTGGAAACCTATCAAGTTGTACTGGAAAGACAGGCTGAATACCGATTTAGCACCACTGAAAGGTCTGGTTGAACTGAGCGCGACAAAATGGCAATATCACACGGGAGTGCGAAACATCGAAGCTATAAGCCCTGACGCCTGGGTTCACGATCAGGCCGGTCTGGACAGACCCGGTAATCAAGAAATACAGCTGCAACTTTTTTACAGCTACGGTTCCAATCCTCAGCATTATCCTGCATGGCAGCAGTACTTTCGGGAGCATCAACCGCCAATGCTTATAGTCTGGGGAAAGAACGATCAGATATTCCCTGCAGCTGGTGCCGAACCTTACAAGAAAGATTTGAAGAATCTGGAATTTCATTTGCTCGATACAGGACATTTTGCGCTCGAGGAAGATGGAGCTTTGATAGGTGCTCTGATCAATCGATTTCTTGCCAAGAACGTTAAATGA
- a CDS encoding tetratricopeptide repeat protein: protein MKTRFDNSSVIWSLLLMLSASMPHALSAPPAPTSTESDGIEKDSYFSKGLKDLDDFQPSKAISNFSRAFLAVRSAPNSTKSKIFLLIGRSFQYDENERAAAQAFSIAHALNPDDQVATAYLAHSLTRCGLRAESVPYYQWLKAQKNKTRTTLEILALEAAKTADMDSAKNYMEIALAQPGGKDDPYLHYIYAKILSKTGQTEQSRIQFGEAAAKMPNQYIKTLLLATLQRIAANADKQIELLKQAGKFKPNEPGWHYDLADCYAARGDKRAAVEQYNLALQGRFSGRACARAITFLRNEHRYKEALQISNELIKRKPWSSDAHQTLSSIYFAQKDYPKAEREARLAIQLDKYNEAAYLELGRQYTDQKKLEEAREVYKQGLANSPKSLALLRRLGDLESKLNNETAARQCYEKIIAQVNDLNDVNVIFQNEYAVAQAKLGSRYYVGNERDKALNAAKLFNRFKFVPKLPPLLTLLHLRPGRLEEGKPATEQEYNNHILLADMLREGGRLDDCIAEYRKAEAINDDDVDLHSYLLNALDEKGDMLEAARENMILSSKIVNRMPAQVKKFATGKDAKQKPTQPTEPAAPAS, encoded by the coding sequence ATGAAAACCCGATTCGACAATAGCTCTGTTATCTGGTCCTTGCTGCTGATGTTATCGGCTTCGATGCCCCACGCATTAAGTGCACCGCCTGCACCCACCAGCACCGAAAGCGATGGCATTGAGAAAGACTCTTACTTCAGTAAAGGCTTGAAAGATTTAGACGATTTCCAACCAAGCAAGGCAATCAGCAATTTTTCCCGCGCTTTTCTTGCAGTCAGATCGGCACCAAACAGCACCAAATCGAAAATATTCCTTCTCATTGGCCGGTCGTTTCAATACGATGAAAACGAACGAGCCGCAGCACAGGCATTCTCCATTGCTCACGCCCTGAACCCGGACGATCAGGTGGCGACCGCCTATCTGGCCCACAGTCTGACCCGGTGCGGGCTAAGGGCCGAGTCAGTGCCGTATTACCAGTGGTTGAAAGCGCAGAAAAACAAAACCCGTACCACTCTAGAAATTTTGGCTCTGGAAGCGGCAAAAACAGCAGATATGGACAGCGCAAAAAACTATATGGAAATTGCCCTGGCGCAACCGGGCGGAAAGGATGATCCGTACCTGCACTACATTTACGCAAAAATTTTGAGTAAGACCGGACAAACTGAACAGTCGAGAATTCAGTTCGGCGAAGCAGCAGCGAAGATGCCCAATCAATACATCAAAACGCTTTTGCTTGCGACGTTACAGCGTATCGCAGCCAATGCTGACAAACAAATCGAGTTGCTCAAGCAAGCTGGAAAATTCAAACCAAATGAGCCCGGATGGCACTATGATCTCGCCGATTGCTATGCCGCAAGAGGTGACAAACGTGCTGCTGTAGAACAATACAATTTAGCTCTACAGGGGCGTTTCTCAGGACGGGCCTGCGCTCGCGCCATCACATTTTTACGAAATGAACACCGCTACAAAGAAGCATTGCAAATCTCCAACGAACTGATCAAAAGAAAGCCCTGGTCATCAGACGCTCATCAGACTCTTTCATCGATTTATTTTGCGCAAAAAGATTACCCGAAAGCCGAACGAGAAGCACGACTTGCCATTCAGTTGGACAAATACAACGAAGCCGCATACCTGGAACTGGGCCGACAATACACTGACCAGAAAAAGTTAGAAGAAGCACGCGAAGTGTACAAACAGGGCTTAGCAAACTCGCCTAAATCGCTGGCATTGTTGCGTCGTCTCGGCGATCTGGAAAGCAAACTCAACAATGAAACAGCTGCCAGACAGTGCTACGAGAAAATTATTGCTCAGGTGAATGATCTAAACGACGTCAACGTCATTTTTCAAAACGAATATGCGGTTGCACAAGCCAAGCTAGGCTCTCGCTATTACGTGGGCAATGAGCGCGATAAGGCGCTTAACGCTGCAAAATTGTTCAACCGATTCAAATTCGTGCCCAAATTGCCACCACTTTTGACACTATTACATCTCAGGCCAGGACGCCTGGAAGAAGGCAAACCAGCCACCGAGCAGGAGTACAACAACCATATCTTACTGGCTGACATGCTCAGAGAAGGGGGGCGACTCGACGATTGCATTGCTGAATACAGAAAGGCAGAAGCAATCAACGATGATGATGTCGATTTGCACAGCTACTTGCTGAATGCTCTGGACGAGAAAGGTGACATGCTGGAAGCGGCCAGAGAAAACATGATTCTCTCAAGCAAAATAGTTAACCGTATGCCTGCCCAGGTGAAAAAATTCGCCACCGGTAAAGATGCCAAACAGAAACCGACTCAGCCCACAGAACCTGCGGCTCCGGCTTCATGA
- a CDS encoding TetR/AcrR family transcriptional regulator, which produces MERTELIPELLELFRQHGYEGVSISTVAKATGLGKSSLYHHFPDGKEQMATEVLLHIDAAVREHFIGPLRGEGAPREKLARMSNNVEAFYDGGRKNCVVDGLTLGEASNLFQRSVAACVESWIDAMAAVAVEAGVSKKLARERGESAVIAIEGSLVLSRALKNSQIFKREVKNLPRLVLEGLTPGG; this is translated from the coding sequence ATGGAACGAACCGAACTGATTCCCGAATTGCTTGAACTTTTTCGTCAGCATGGCTACGAAGGTGTGTCGATTTCCACAGTGGCAAAAGCTACAGGGCTTGGAAAGTCGAGCCTTTATCATCATTTCCCAGACGGAAAGGAGCAGATGGCGACAGAAGTTCTCTTGCATATTGATGCAGCCGTGCGGGAGCACTTCATTGGTCCGCTCCGGGGCGAAGGGGCGCCGCGAGAGAAGCTGGCGCGTATGTCAAACAATGTCGAAGCTTTTTACGATGGTGGACGCAAGAACTGTGTTGTTGATGGGCTGACTCTAGGTGAAGCAAGCAACTTATTTCAGCGCTCGGTGGCTGCGTGCGTTGAGTCTTGGATTGATGCGATGGCGGCGGTGGCAGTGGAAGCGGGCGTCAGTAAAAAGTTAGCTAGAGAGCGCGGCGAAAGCGCTGTGATCGCGATCGAAGGCAGTCTTGTGCTTTCTCGCGCGCTCAAAAACAGTCAGATTTTCAAACGCGAGGTGAAGAATTTGCCTCGTCTTGTCCTTGAAGGTTTGACGCCGGGCGGCTGA
- the hisS gene encoding histidine--tRNA ligase: MSTIESSAPPRGMRDFLPADAAIRDWATGVILKTYESFGFTRIETPALENINLLRRGEGGENLSLIFEVLKRGDKLERELAGGEPKRESLADLGLRFDLTVPLVRFYAHNQSTLPNPLKAIQIGSVWRAESPQAGRFRQFTQCDIDIFGIKNELAEMELLQATAEALKELGFKNFTIRINDRRILSALSEYCGFDSTRVDNVFITLDKLDKIGEDGVRGELQKAGHAPAAIEKLMTVVNTLQSTKDFDEARNALPESLRSHEALDPLANVIRGITAQGQGSYDIKFDPTLVRGMGYYTGQIFEIACPGYTYSIAGGGRYDKMVGKFSGRDVPACGFSIGFERIITVLTDRGFKPPHAAEKIALICNPDQDDLPKVFSTASRMRNRGLIVSVQPRKKDMRKQLDALVHQGFTSFAMFKGDGENLEIKELNQSP, from the coding sequence ATGTCCACAATCGAGAGTTCAGCGCCCCCGCGCGGTATGCGCGACTTTCTCCCGGCAGACGCAGCCATTCGCGATTGGGCAACCGGAGTGATCCTCAAAACCTACGAAAGTTTCGGCTTCACCCGCATCGAGACTCCAGCACTGGAGAATATAAACCTGTTGCGCCGGGGCGAAGGCGGCGAAAACCTGAGCCTCATTTTCGAAGTCTTGAAGCGCGGCGATAAACTGGAGCGAGAACTGGCAGGCGGAGAACCAAAACGCGAGTCACTTGCAGATCTGGGATTGCGCTTCGACCTGACCGTTCCGCTTGTGCGCTTTTATGCTCACAACCAATCGACCCTGCCAAACCCTCTCAAAGCAATTCAAATCGGCTCAGTGTGGCGCGCAGAAAGCCCACAAGCCGGTCGTTTCAGACAATTCACTCAATGCGATATCGACATTTTCGGCATCAAAAACGAGCTTGCCGAAATGGAACTTCTGCAAGCTACAGCCGAAGCACTGAAAGAATTGGGATTCAAAAATTTCACCATTCGCATCAACGATCGTCGCATCCTGTCAGCACTTTCGGAATACTGCGGCTTCGACTCCACACGCGTCGACAATGTCTTTATCACTCTGGACAAACTCGACAAGATAGGCGAGGACGGCGTTCGTGGCGAATTGCAGAAAGCTGGTCACGCACCGGCCGCCATTGAAAAATTGATGACTGTAGTAAACACCCTGCAGAGCACAAAAGATTTCGACGAAGCGAGAAATGCGCTGCCGGAATCACTGCGGTCGCATGAGGCGCTGGATCCCCTCGCCAACGTGATCAGAGGAATAACGGCTCAGGGGCAAGGGTCATACGACATCAAATTCGACCCAACCCTTGTGCGCGGCATGGGTTATTACACAGGACAGATCTTTGAAATTGCCTGCCCTGGCTATACCTACTCGATTGCTGGCGGCGGCAGGTACGACAAGATGGTGGGCAAATTTTCAGGTCGCGACGTGCCTGCATGCGGCTTTTCAATTGGCTTCGAGCGCATCATTACAGTCTTGACCGACAGAGGCTTCAAGCCACCACACGCGGCCGAAAAAATCGCTCTCATTTGCAATCCCGATCAAGACGACCTGCCGAAAGTGTTTTCGACAGCCAGTCGCATGCGAAACCGGGGCTTGATCGTTTCAGTGCAACCACGCAAAAAAGATATGCGTAAACAGCTTGACGCACTGGTTCATCAAGGATTCACGTCATTTGCTATGTTCAAAGGCGATGGCGAGAACCTGGAAATCAAAGAGCTGAATCAGAGCCCCTGA
- a CDS encoding amidohydrolase has product MSNSSVLDQAKKLQGEIVELRRHLHSEPELSFYETKTAELSANKLDSLGYKIKRGVGKTGVIGDIGKGTRVAIRADMDGLPIDEANQKSYASKNKGVMHACGHDAHISCGLAAAKILANQSADLGGSIRMVMQPAEEFADSDGKSGAYKMLEDDALNGVEAIIGLHMDATIPAGKVGILPGPVMAAADSFVITIMGRGGHGAYPETTVDAVVVAAQVVGCIQQIVSRRISALEPAIVTVGSFHSSSVRGNIISDSVTLEGTFRTFSKEVRDLIQQELERACSIARVLGGDYKIEYELGYPTTVNDPEITEVMRQAAVDLIGADNVLAIKPRTWSEDFSMFAEVVPGAFMFLGGEIAGDRRSHHSDTFDLDESGLWIGTAVLAETAKRLIKHLETRK; this is encoded by the coding sequence ATGTCAAACTCCTCAGTGCTCGACCAGGCGAAAAAATTGCAAGGCGAGATTGTCGAATTGCGCCGACATCTGCATTCGGAGCCGGAATTAAGCTTCTACGAGACCAAAACTGCGGAGCTTTCCGCTAACAAGCTCGACTCTCTTGGTTACAAAATCAAGCGCGGCGTCGGCAAAACAGGCGTCATCGGCGACATCGGCAAAGGCACCAGAGTAGCGATTCGCGCCGATATGGACGGTTTGCCGATTGATGAAGCAAATCAGAAAAGCTACGCCTCCAAAAACAAAGGTGTGATGCACGCTTGTGGGCACGATGCGCACATTTCTTGTGGGCTTGCCGCAGCCAAGATACTGGCCAATCAAAGTGCAGACCTGGGCGGCAGCATCCGCATGGTCATGCAACCAGCTGAAGAATTTGCCGACTCAGACGGCAAATCAGGCGCGTACAAGATGCTGGAAGACGATGCGCTCAATGGCGTCGAGGCGATCATCGGTTTGCACATGGATGCCACGATTCCAGCGGGCAAAGTTGGGATACTTCCTGGACCGGTCATGGCAGCAGCCGACAGTTTCGTTATCACCATCATGGGACGCGGTGGGCACGGAGCCTATCCCGAAACCACAGTCGATGCAGTGGTTGTAGCAGCGCAGGTCGTCGGCTGCATCCAACAAATTGTCTCCCGCAGGATATCGGCCCTCGAGCCTGCTATCGTCACCGTTGGCTCTTTCCACAGCTCGAGCGTCAGAGGCAACATCATCTCTGACTCGGTTACTCTGGAAGGAACATTCCGCACATTCAGCAAAGAAGTGCGCGATCTTATTCAACAAGAGCTGGAACGTGCTTGCTCGATCGCTCGTGTTCTGGGTGGCGACTACAAAATCGAATATGAATTAGGATATCCGACCACCGTAAACGACCCTGAGATAACCGAAGTAATGCGCCAGGCCGCCGTCGACTTGATTGGTGCAGACAATGTCCTGGCCATCAAACCACGTACCTGGAGCGAAGACTTCTCGATGTTTGCAGAAGTAGTGCCGGGCGCTTTCATGTTCCTCGGTGGAGAAATCGCAGGCGACCGCCGCAGTCATCACAGCGACACATTCGACCTGGACGAATCAGGTTTGTGGATTGGAACAGCGGTGCTAGCCGAAACAGCGAAGAGATTGATCAAACATCTGGAGACCCGGAAGTGA
- the speB gene encoding agmatinase, with the protein MAETNSSNYFGLPDEFSNKENSKVVIVPVPYEATVSYGKGTSKGPAAVLEASQQVELFDDELWIEPHKIGIHTHEPVIMEPVGGEESPTAFQPLQDAISPIIETGKFPIVIGGEHSLSLGAIKACAQRYPDLSVLQIDAHGDLRKSYEGNPYSHASVAYHVYKALPQPLITQVGIRNISQDEVTWLEEEKPNINIFWARQQDRWNFHEIIHTLSDNVYLTIDVDGLDSSVMPSTGTPEPGGMTWYHLIELIKVLCIRKNVVGADIVELAPIANLHAPDFLVAKLLYKLIGYRYALELGVTKKYL; encoded by the coding sequence ATGGCAGAAACCAACAGCTCCAATTATTTTGGCTTACCTGACGAATTTTCCAACAAGGAGAATTCAAAGGTTGTTATCGTTCCCGTTCCTTACGAGGCCACAGTCAGCTACGGCAAAGGAACCAGCAAAGGTCCGGCCGCAGTTCTGGAAGCGAGCCAGCAAGTGGAATTGTTCGACGATGAACTCTGGATCGAGCCACACAAAATAGGCATCCACACTCACGAGCCGGTGATCATGGAACCGGTCGGTGGTGAAGAAAGCCCGACAGCATTCCAGCCATTGCAAGATGCCATATCGCCAATCATTGAGACAGGAAAATTTCCTATCGTCATCGGAGGCGAACACTCTCTTTCTCTGGGCGCCATCAAGGCCTGCGCTCAGCGTTATCCTGACCTCTCGGTTCTACAGATCGATGCGCACGGAGACCTGCGTAAGTCTTACGAAGGCAACCCTTACAGCCACGCCTCGGTCGCCTATCACGTCTACAAGGCACTGCCTCAGCCTCTAATAACGCAAGTCGGCATCAGAAACATAAGCCAGGACGAAGTGACATGGCTGGAAGAAGAAAAGCCAAACATCAACATATTCTGGGCGCGCCAGCAAGATCGCTGGAATTTCCACGAAATCATCCATACCCTTTCGGATAATGTCTATCTGACTATCGACGTAGATGGGCTCGACTCATCTGTTATGCCGTCCACAGGCACTCCGGAACCGGGCGGCATGACCTGGTATCACCTGATCGAACTGATCAAAGTGTTGTGCATACGCAAAAACGTAGTCGGCGCAGACATCGTAGAACTGGCGCCCATTGCCAATCTTCACGCGCCAGACTTTCTGGTTGCCAAACTGCTCTACAAGTTAATCGGTTATCGCTATGCGCTCGAGCTGGGCGTGACCAAGAAATATCTGTAG
- a CDS encoding N-acetyltransferase translates to MQIRLGNKQDEPMVRELLMKVMHEVKLERYFEQARPPLMNMEREYIGNDGTYLVAEDDRKIVGVAAAKKKSDTLCEVALLCVTSEWRRMGLGKQMLEQVVRFARGMDYDALQVDAAVVGTEAAGFLMHTGFRLMDAEESSDRRVWRMTLL, encoded by the coding sequence ATGCAAATAAGACTCGGAAACAAGCAAGACGAACCGATGGTGCGCGAGCTGTTGATGAAGGTCATGCACGAAGTAAAGTTGGAGCGCTATTTCGAGCAGGCTCGCCCGCCGCTCATGAACATGGAGCGCGAATATATTGGAAACGACGGTACCTATCTGGTTGCCGAAGATGATCGCAAAATCGTTGGTGTGGCAGCAGCGAAAAAGAAAAGCGATACGCTGTGTGAAGTTGCTCTCTTGTGTGTGACTTCCGAATGGAGGCGCATGGGGCTCGGCAAGCAGATGCTTGAGCAAGTAGTCAGATTTGCCAGAGGCATGGATTATGACGCCCTGCAAGTAGATGCTGCAGTGGTGGGCACTGAAGCGGCCGGCTTCTTGATGCACACGGGTTTCAGGTTGATGGATGCCGAAGAAAGCTCTGATCGCCGGGTGTGGCGGATGACTCTGTTGTAA
- a CDS encoding CYTH domain-containing protein: MTKRRVSLVFRSAFRRLPKMLRRVFGRRCRDCKKTHLEVERKFKISADEFRALPARLLSQGFQLNGQVFMTDTFLPVQVEGDMMRIRVETMNDITKTILTRKQWVTVGGERERQETERETNELAAGCLLELGERLAGAPLPSFSKDRDMYSRLAEDEHHQIVVALDTAEGLGDYSGHYMEIELLVPVDGDVQAARQQIATLAASLLGEERAFEQLSYQEMLKRSTR; encoded by the coding sequence ATGACTAAAAGGCGTGTAAGCCTGGTTTTTCGTTCTGCTTTCCGCCGGCTCCCCAAGATGTTGAGGCGAGTTTTCGGTCGCAGATGCCGGGATTGCAAGAAGACTCATCTGGAAGTCGAACGCAAGTTCAAGATTTCCGCCGACGAGTTTCGCGCTCTCCCTGCCCGTCTTCTCTCTCAAGGCTTTCAGTTGAACGGTCAGGTGTTCATGACGGACACGTTCCTGCCCGTTCAGGTTGAAGGCGACATGATGCGTATCCGTGTCGAGACCATGAACGACATCACCAAGACGATTCTCACGCGCAAGCAGTGGGTGACCGTCGGTGGTGAGCGTGAACGGCAGGAGACGGAACGCGAGACCAACGAGCTTGCTGCGGGATGTTTGCTGGAACTCGGCGAACGGCTCGCAGGTGCTCCGCTTCCGTCGTTCAGCAAGGACCGCGACATGTACAGTCGCCTTGCTGAGGACGAACACCACCAAATCGTTGTCGCGCTCGACACCGCGGAAGGGCTGGGGGACTACTCTGGTCACTACATGGAAATCGAGCTTCTGGTACCCGTCGATGGCGATGTGCAAGCCGCAAGGCAGCAAATCGCTACCCTGGCAGCCAGTTTGCTTGGTGAAGAGCGTGCGTTCGAGCAGCTTTCCTACCAGGAGATGCTGAAGCGTTCCACGCGCTAA